The DNA region AGGACTGTTGCTAAACAGTGGAGGCTTTCTTCATATTGGACGTCTGTATTAAATTATATGACATGGTGAAGGATCTGGATCTCCCACATGGTGtttttgaaaaaggaaaaaatcttatactttattttgagaaCTAATAAATGCATGAAATCCAGCATGTATAGATCCGTTTGACAGGACTTTATATAAAACACGTTTGTGGTGACTCGTGTATAGTACGCTTCATCTGGAAGTCTTTGTCAATGTGAATATAGTGCGAAATCAAATATGGTTTTGTAATTCATAACAGTCTTGTGTAATTTAATCGGATTTAATCAGCCTGAGCAGATGTCATAGTGCCACCTCATGTCTTATTAACACTTTAGAGTCACTGGCTGGTTGCTTTGTGACATTTATGAGCTCCAGTGTATGGCAAAATCAGCATGACCAAGCAAAAAGTGGAGTTTTTTGCACATAACTATGACTAATGTCTTCATCTTTGCCACAATCCTGTGACAAAACAGGCCCCGTcccactgaccccccccccccccccccccccccaccaccaccacaaccaccagacttatttaacataaaacacaattcCTGCTGGATGCTGCTGTAACAACCTCAGATAATCTACAAATGAGTCGTAAAATAGAAGGAAGGACAACAAGACATTTGATGTCATGGTGAGAGAGTAAAGAGGCAGGATTCACTGGAGGGACAGCAGCACTCGCCTGGTGAGTACGAACCAGCACATGGACGTCTTTGAAGGAAAAATGTGACGGCAGTAACATAGTTTTCATTAAGGagtgtaactaagtacatttatgTTCCATTTCTTGCTTCTTTATATTTCTTCTCTACGATCCAGAGGTAAATATTGTGCGTTTTACAGCAGAAATGTCGTTACTTGTTTCTTCACTAGTTAAGATTCTCCATGTGAAACATCTGATCACTTTTTCCAGTTAGAATTTGTTCCCACACAAAATCTCATTATTGTCAAGTAATTTTAGTCTTTGAGCTTTAATTTCTCATCATTCTAGTGCAGTGATGCAGGATACactttattattcttttaaattaaaaatagattGAAATACCAGATGTTTTTAGCCAGTTTTAAGAGAATACGTTTTTAGGTCCCAATTACAGCCAGATGGGAGCTTTTGCAACTTTTACAGCCTGAATTGctcaacagtatataaagtagttaaagtaTCACCTCAGACTCACACTCAGATAAACTCACTGTGTTCTCCTTATGATGTAACACCTTAAACTGCCTCTGTCCCAAGCTCACAGATATGAGGCCGTCTGTGTCTTTCTATCTCACCTTCGTGCTGTGCCTGTGCTTGGGgctgctctgtctgctgtttgtgggCTGCTGGAGCTCACACTGGCGAGGTGGCTTCTCCTGGGACGGTTCGGCCCTGCAGTTCAACTGGCACCCGGTCCTCATGGTGTCTGGGCTGCTCGTTCTCTATGGCAATGGTAAGTGACCGTGCTGTAGTAACGGCAGTATATTTACAGCACGGCAGTATACACACTAAGCAGCATACAGAGGACAGAATAAAGGATAAGACCGTATAACCTCGGCCATGCTGTAATAAAATGACTTTACTATTGATTCTACTACAATGTCTTGGATCATTTGTGCATGGATATCTTGGCTTCTGCAGCATTTTTAAGTCCATCTAACTTAGAATAGATGCAATGCTCAATCTCTGGAGTGAAATTTTGAACCTCCTGCACACACTGGGGCGTATCAGCACACTGCACAAACATTTTGTACTTAAACAATTCAACAATGAAAAGAGAGCTCCACCAATTGATCTAGGTTCCATTTAGTAATGTCCCATCATTTGTCATAGATGTGTTAGCTGAAATTGTTTTTCACCGCGCCTGGCTGAGCCTGGAGGTGTTggcacacagtgaagctgatgAAACCTACTGGATTCTATTATTTTAATTAGACGCCATAATGCccacaaaactgaaatgaatctGTGCAGACACTGAActtattacatttttcactgGATGAGTGCATCAACTGAAAATATCATCTGACTCTTACATTTTATCCTGTAATGACAGTGTCAAGTAATTATTCAGCACTTTAActgaaagcagcacattttaagCAGCTAATTATCAGTAAGACAAAAGCTCAGTTTGTGTAATTTAATCCTTAACTATgttttgcagcagctgttgtgtaCCGGGTACCGTTCACCTGGGAGCAGAGGAAGCACGTCTGGAAGCTGGTGCATGCCGGACTGATGCTGTTGGCTCTGCTCCTGTCCGTCCTGggcctgtgtgctgtgtttgactTCCACAGAGGCCTCAACATCCCTCACCTGTACTCTCTGCACAGCTGGGTGGGCATCTGTACTGTGGTGCTGTTTACAGTCCAGGTACGCATGACAGATATTAACACAGCACTCGTGTCTACAAACATCGTGCATCATTCATATAAGGTGCTGAATTATTAAATCATAAATTACTTTCTTGTCTTGTCACCTTGCTGCTAATAGTGGGTCCTTGGTCTGGCCGGCCTTTTGCTTCCTTGTTCTCCACCGTGGTTCCGTCGCAGCCTAAAACCTCTTCATGTGTGGATAGGAAAAGCAGTCTTGATCCTCAGTGTGACCTCCTGCATCAGTggtatcaatgagaaactgctCCTTTCGCTGTAAGTGCTCAAATATCCTACAGATGACAACACGGCGTCCTCTTTTCTTTGACTGGAAAACTGCTAGAATCCCACATAACCTTacacaacattaacaaaagCAACATTCATGAGTTGTTGCACTATAAATCAACGTGCCAAAGAAACGGACCGTGCAgaaatgtaattcatttttcCATCTGCTGTAGTAATGGAAGCGGTAATGGAAGCGAACCGTACAGCTCTCTACCTGTGGAAGCAAAGTTTGCAAATTTCCTTGGCATCCTCATTGTGGCCTTTGGATTGGTTGTCTTCGGCATCCTGTCCAAAAGCGAATGGCAGCGGCCGCAAACAGATGAAAGAGTTCATGTGAGTATGGATGCCATAACAGTGATCATATCACCGTCGCCGCCAATATTAATTCATATGTTTAGTTCATTCTGTATTAGTATTTTAACTCTCTGGGTTGAATAGTAATACAGATTTCACTTTAATTGCAGATTCTGCttaatgaaaacaacacatgaGAAGACCGGATGCACTGCAGTTAGTCATCAGTGTGCTGTGGAGAGTCCCAACAGCTGTATGCAGGCCTTCATTCCCAAAAACTGCATTGGATTCATGTGTttacaaaaatgtttctgttttttaacaattgatttgatttttcattttgttcagagttttgttgttgtagtttGCAGTATTCAAGGTAGACGGTGTTTTATAATACATTTCATAAGTTATTCATTCTTCTTTGTAGCTGATGTGTGATGAGTTATGATTTTTGCAGCTCATTCAAAAAATATTGGATCTCTGCACAAATTGGATGATTTTCAACTATAAAAAGTGGCAAAAGAAGGAACTGAAGAGAAAATACTGATTTTGCTGGCAGCTCTGAGATGTTTAACTGTACGACTGCCTCCTGCTGAGCTGAGCTTTCTTGATcctcatttgattatttttggaTGAAGTGCTTCATCTCCACCATCTTCAGACAATCCAGATCGAGCTGAGGCTGAGCTACAAATCCACTCCATTAAACTCAACTCTAGTGTGGATGTTTCATACTTGTCCCTCCTGGATGTGATCTTTGCCTTTATAGGCTTGTAGCCGAGGATTTCATTTGGAACGATGGATTAATTATGTGTGTCAATGATTTATAGTCGTTTAGAAGTCTCATCAGTGTCCTTTTGGCATCATTATACACAATATAAGTCATGTTTCTTGTTAAACTGATTAAGTGCAGCTGCAGTGCTGTTCTGGCCAAATGTACTATGGGCCCAGACCACTAGGGATCAGTGTAGCGCAGCAGTAACTCTTCAGGTTAAATGTACCAACCTAATGTAGATTCAGATGAGGTGTGAAGAGCAAAAGACAATACAGTGACAACAATAAACGACGTGTAGATAATATGCATGGGCATTTccaggaaactttttttttttttttgcctgtacCTGTATTTTCGACAGTATGACAGGTTGAGATAGTCAACATGAGTCAAATAATAaactcttttttccccccattgcTGTCAACAAGCTCAGTTTCTATGTTGTAATTAGAGTGCACTAAATAATGTAATCATGTCTGGATGAGAAATGTGGAGACacgaaagaaaagaaaagaaaagaaaagaaaagaa from Pempheris klunzingeri isolate RE-2024b chromosome 19, fPemKlu1.hap1, whole genome shotgun sequence includes:
- the LOC139219248 gene encoding lysosomal membrane ascorbate-dependent ferrireductase CYB561A3-like encodes the protein MRPSVSFYLTFVLCLCLGLLCLLFVGCWSSHWRGGFSWDGSALQFNWHPVLMVSGLLVLYGNAAVVYRVPFTWEQRKHVWKLVHAGLMLLALLLSVLGLCAVFDFHRGLNIPHLYSLHSWVGICTVVLFTVQWVLGLAGLLLPCSPPWFRRSLKPLHVWIGKAVLILSVTSCISGINEKLLLSLNGSGNGSEPYSSLPVEAKFANFLGILIVAFGLVVFGILSKSEWQRPQTDERVHILLNENNT